Within the Candidatus Polarisedimenticolia bacterium genome, the region CGGCTGGACGGTTTCTACCGTGAAAGCTTCCTCAATCCCGAGCAGGTTTCGCCGAGTCGTCGGGCCCGGCCCATGGCGTCCTCCGCGAGCCTCGAAGGGGCTGCGCCGCCGCGGTTGGAATCGGGCCCCCTGACCGCCTACCGGATCGGGGTCAAGCAAGAAGGGATGTATCGCATCAGCTGCCCGACGCTCGGGAGCTGTCCGATACCGGAATACATCGGCCAGGATCCGGCAACGTTCCGTCTGCGCAACAAAGGGGTGGAAGTGCCGGTCCGCATCGTGGGAGGCGGCGACAGCTCTTTCGATGTCGGTGATTCGCTGGAGTTCTACGGCCAGAGCGAATCAGATCCTTACGCGATACTGAACTGCGGTCCGCCCGCGTGTCCGACTCCCATCTACCGGGCGAGCGATTTCACCGACACCAATGTCTATCTACTCGATGCGCCGGGCACGGCGGGCCGACAGCGCATGGCGAGCCTGGACGGCACTCCCGGCGGCCTTGCGGCCGAAACCAGCTTCATCGAGACGGCCCACGCCGAGGTGGACAACTGGTTCTCGCCGCTCAACGATCAGGACACCTACACCTGGGCGCCGACCCTCTTCGCCGACGGCACCACGACCGCCTCGCGCGATCTCAGCGTCCCGCTCCCCGGATTGGCGGCGGCAGCTTTCACCGCCGACGTCAAAGTCCGCTGGCGCGGCGTGTCGAGCCAGACAGCAATCAACCCCGATCACCGCACGCGGGTCACGGTCAACGGCTCCGGGGCAACGACCACCACCTTCGACTGGGACGGCGAGACGGTGTTCGATCAGGTGGGTACCGCCAGCCAGTCGCTGCTCACCGATCCCACGACGCTGCACGTCGAGGCCCCCGCGGTCCCGGCCATCGGCGTCGACAGCGTGCGCGTCGACTTCGCCGAGATTACCTATCGGCGGCTGTTCCAGGCGGTGGGGGACCGGCTCCCGTTCGGCTTCCCCAACCAGGCGGCCAAGTTCACGGTGGCCGGACTCTCCGGATCGCCGGCCTTCGCTTACGACGTGAGCCGGGTCCTGCCGGGCACCGCCAACACGCGCGAGCCCCGGCTGGTCGCGAATGCCTCGGCCGGTCCGGGGACCCTCACCTTCCAGGTTCCCCTCGAAGGCGTCCCGACGCCCGCCACGCGCTCCTTCTGGGTGGGCGGTCCGGGCGGCTATCTCGCGCCCGACTTTGTCGCGGTGCTGGCTCCGAACAGCCTGCTCGATCCGGCCAACGAAGCCGACTACATCATCATCGCCCATCCCAGCCTGATTGATACATCGCCGGACAGTGCCTACAGCCAGTTCGTCGATCATCTGCAGACCCAGCGAGGCCTGGCGGTCCGGCTGGTCTTCATCCAGGAGATCTACGACGCCTTCAGCAATTCGATCGAGGACCCGGAAGCGATTCGGACCTTCCTCGCCTACGCCCATGACAACTGGATCGGGCCCGCGGGGACGGCGGCGGCGCCCGCCTATCTGCTGCTGGTGGGAGACGCGACGCTCGATCCGAAGAACAATCTGAATTCTTCGGACTACATCAAGCTGGTGCCGACGACCATCATGCTGTACGACCAGACCGTGCTGAAGTACCACTCCTCCGACGCCTGGCTCGCGTCGTTCCTCGGAGACGATCAGTCGCCCGACATCCTGTTCGGCAGGATTCCGGCGCGCACGATGGCCAGCGCGGAGGGCGTGTTCGCCAAGCTGCGAGCCTACGACACGGCGCCGCCGGCCGGCGCCTGGCGTGCCGCCGGCTACTTCCTGGCCGACGTCGGCAACGTGCAGCAGGAGACCGACCTCTTCGAAGGGGAGGAGGACGCGATTGCGGCCCGTTTCGCGCCGCCGTTCACCGGCACCAAGCAATACTACGCGCGCCCACCGTACAACGCGCCGGTCGGCGGAACCAACAATCCCAACGACCCGATCACGCAGCAGTTCAAGGCCGATTTCGTGAGCCGCTGGAACACCGCCCCGCCGCTGATCGCCAGCTTCTCGGGCCACGGCGCCTTCGACATCCTGGGGAACGATCTGGTGCTCCGTCCCGCCGATGTGGCCCTGCTCACCAACGGTCCTTTCCAGCCCTTTTTCTACAACTCCGACTGCCTGACCGGCGGATTCCACGCGGTCGGGGTCGAGTCGATCGCCGAAGCCTTCCTGGAGTCGGCGGGCGGCGGAGCAATCGGTTATTTCGCCCCGTCCGGCCTCTCCTTCACCTTCTTCGCCGAGACGGTCAGCGACAAGCTCTACAGCGATCTCTTCGGTCCGGAGAAGGTCCGCGAGCTGGGCCCGCTGACCTGGCGGGCGCGCGACGCGCTCTTCCAGAGCGGCGCGATTGCCGACATGCAGGGATTCACCTTTCTCGGCGATCCTTCGCTGCGCCTCGCCATGCCGGCCCCGGCTCCCCCCGGCAGCTTCACCGTTTCCGCCGGCAACGCGGTGGTGAATCTCTCCTGGACGGTGAGCCCGGACCCCACGGCCGTGGGGACCAACGTCTATCGTGCCACCTCACCGGCCGGCCCCTATACGAAGCTCGGTGCCTCGCCGGTCGCCGGAACCGCTTACGCCG harbors:
- a CDS encoding C25 family cysteine peptidase → MRLRLSGYGVYPRAGAPAVPMRLERIALPPEGAPVLTVTRIKFRSLSGQRLEPVPSGASPRRGKGEEKEPPVTIPAYADDPSLAESDALYPEAVAQLGRIGFVRDQRYVELVLTPMQVSPRSGAARIAEEIEIEITLENAATAPVPPPLADPRLDGFYRESFLNPEQVSPSRRARPMASSASLEGAAPPRLESGPLTAYRIGVKQEGMYRISCPTLGSCPIPEYIGQDPATFRLRNKGVEVPVRIVGGGDSSFDVGDSLEFYGQSESDPYAILNCGPPACPTPIYRASDFTDTNVYLLDAPGTAGRQRMASLDGTPGGLAAETSFIETAHAEVDNWFSPLNDQDTYTWAPTLFADGTTTASRDLSVPLPGLAAAAFTADVKVRWRGVSSQTAINPDHRTRVTVNGSGATTTTFDWDGETVFDQVGTASQSLLTDPTTLHVEAPAVPAIGVDSVRVDFAEITYRRLFQAVGDRLPFGFPNQAAKFTVAGLSGSPAFAYDVSRVLPGTANTREPRLVANASAGPGTLTFQVPLEGVPTPATRSFWVGGPGGYLAPDFVAVLAPNSLLDPANEADYIIIAHPSLIDTSPDSAYSQFVDHLQTQRGLAVRLVFIQEIYDAFSNSIEDPEAIRTFLAYAHDNWIGPAGTAAAPAYLLLVGDATLDPKNNLNSSDYIKLVPTTIMLYDQTVLKYHSSDAWLASFLGDDQSPDILFGRIPARTMASAEGVFAKLRAYDTAPPAGAWRAAGYFLADVGNVQQETDLFEGEEDAIAARFAPPFTGTKQYYARPPYNAPVGGTNNPNDPITQQFKADFVSRWNTAPPLIASFSGHGAFDILGNDLVLRPADVALLTNGPFQPFFYNSDCLTGGFHAVGVESIAEAFLESAGGGAIGYFAPSGLSFTFFAETVSDKLYSDLFGPEKVRELGPLTWRARDALFQSGAIADMQGFTFLGDPSLRLAMPAPAPPGSFTVSAGNAVVNLSWTVSPDPTAVGTNVYRATSPAGPYTKLGASPVAGTAYADTTVANGTTYFYRAASIDAGGFEGAVTNTNADCGVSGPPDGPQCRRARPANLVPPVAPLGVQVRDTGIGTTLEVSWQPNSETDLLKYEVSYGTVPGSHPITLNAGLATSIFLNGLTTGTTYYAVVRAINTSSVVGADSIEVSGMPHVFMGIAPPNTIQALTVTRSGNDLILSWPAVTQNIYGNATTINHYNVYRSNFPSFIPSDGFNLLAQVPASSNPSYTHTGGAVTPDDGYYLVSAVDNFGFSSGLGADLPAGILTLSVAPSPTPGMLRLSWPAVTVTVTGKPANISYYRLHGATIPVPRSAANAGNLIMDNLTGTSVDVPAPGSARFYYTVLVVDTRGNLSPY